The following are from one region of the Corylus avellana chromosome ca1, CavTom2PMs-1.0 genome:
- the LOC132185748 gene encoding protein ROH1D-like isoform X2 yields MRREQVHSMEPNHEFSAHELELELFQKQVSDRFHDLSAVSADDLLSIPWIKKLMDVFLSCLEEFRVILANSKELVSKPPLDRLVAEFFERSVKALDICNATRDGIEKIRLWQKHLEIVLRAFESQQRAWGEAQFRRARKGLMDLALAMLDDKDSGSVFSHRNRSFGRHNATRDHHHRRHHSSGSGSGGHSRSLSWSVSRSWSAAKQLQSIATNLTAPRANEVVATNGVAVPVFTMSSLLMFVLWVLVAAIPCQDRGLNTHFSIPRQFSWGTPMHSLHERIVEVSRKRERRNCNGLLKEIYQVERCARHMTDMVDMVQFPLTEEQKLEVENGGQELALICEAFKNGLDPLERQVSQVFRRIMNCRTEGLDFLSKSNSLE; encoded by the coding sequence ATGAGGAGAGAACAGGTTCATTCCATGGAACCTAATCATGAATTTAGTGCCCATGAATTAGAGCTTGAATTGTTCCAAAAACAAGTTTCAGACCGATTTCATGACCTCTCAGCTGTTAGTGCTGATGATTTGCTCTCAATTCCGTGGATAAAGAAGCTTATGGATGTCTTTCTCAGCTGCCTCGAAGAATTCAGGGTTATTTTGGCGAACAGCAAAGAATTGGTCTCTAAACCCCCTTTGGATCGATTGGTTGCTGAATTCTTTGAAAGGAGTGTGAAGGCGCTTGATATCTGTAATGCCACTCGTGATGGGATTGAAAAGATTCGTTTGTGGCAGAAGCATTTGGAGATTGTTTTGCGTGCTTTTGAATCTCAGCAGAGGGCGTGGGGAGAAGCCCAGTTTCGTCGAGCAAGAAAGGGTTTGATGGATCTAGCGCTTGCAATGCTTGATGATAAAGACTCTGGCTCTGTGTTTTCCCACCGGAACCGGTCATTCGGGCGCCATAACGCCACCAGGGACCATCATCATCGTCGGCATCACTCCTCCGGCTCGGGCTCCGGGGGCCATTCTCGGTCTCTTTCATGGAGTGTGTCTCGTTCTTGGTCTGCAGCCAAGCAGCTCCAATCAATTGCCACCAACTTGACGGCGCCGCGTGCCAATGAGGTTGTAGCCACAAATGGGGTTGCGGTCCCTGTTTTCACCATGAGCTCGCTGCTCATGTTTGTGTTATGGGTTCTTGTTGCCGCAATCCCATGTCAGGACCGGGGCCTCAACACCCATTTCTCAATCCCGCGGCAGTTCTCATGGGGAACTCCGATGCACTCCCTCCATGAGCGAATTGTAGAGGTGTCGAGGAAGCGTGAGCGCCGGAACTGTAATGGGTTGCTGAAGGAGATTTACCAAGTTGAGAGATGCGCGCGCCACATGACTGACATGGTAGATATGGTTCAATTTCCATTGACAGAGGAGCAGAAACTGGAAGTGGAGAATGGGGGCCAGGAGCTGGCGCTGATTTGTGAAGCTTTTAAGAATGGATTGGATCCATTGGAGCGCCAAGTGAGCCAAGTTTTCCGTAGGATTATGAATTGCCGAACCGAGGGTCTGGATTTCTTGAGTAAATCAAACAGTTTGGAGTAA
- the LOC132185748 gene encoding protein BYPASS1-LIKE-like isoform X1 — protein sequence MPSTDNQGSSPLASFGRSIWSMRREQVHSMEPNHEFSAHELELELFQKQVSDRFHDLSAVSADDLLSIPWIKKLMDVFLSCLEEFRVILANSKELVSKPPLDRLVAEFFERSVKALDICNATRDGIEKIRLWQKHLEIVLRAFESQQRAWGEAQFRRARKGLMDLALAMLDDKDSGSVFSHRNRSFGRHNATRDHHHRRHHSSGSGSGGHSRSLSWSVSRSWSAAKQLQSIATNLTAPRANEVVATNGVAVPVFTMSSLLMFVLWVLVAAIPCQDRGLNTHFSIPRQFSWGTPMHSLHERIVEVSRKRERRNCNGLLKEIYQVERCARHMTDMVDMVQFPLTEEQKLEVENGGQELALICEAFKNGLDPLERQVSQVFRRIMNCRTEGLDFLSKSNSLE from the coding sequence ATGCCCTCTACTGATAACCAGGGTTCTTCACCTTTGGCCTCATTTGGCCGCTCGATCTGGAGTATGAGGAGAGAACAGGTTCATTCCATGGAACCTAATCATGAATTTAGTGCCCATGAATTAGAGCTTGAATTGTTCCAAAAACAAGTTTCAGACCGATTTCATGACCTCTCAGCTGTTAGTGCTGATGATTTGCTCTCAATTCCGTGGATAAAGAAGCTTATGGATGTCTTTCTCAGCTGCCTCGAAGAATTCAGGGTTATTTTGGCGAACAGCAAAGAATTGGTCTCTAAACCCCCTTTGGATCGATTGGTTGCTGAATTCTTTGAAAGGAGTGTGAAGGCGCTTGATATCTGTAATGCCACTCGTGATGGGATTGAAAAGATTCGTTTGTGGCAGAAGCATTTGGAGATTGTTTTGCGTGCTTTTGAATCTCAGCAGAGGGCGTGGGGAGAAGCCCAGTTTCGTCGAGCAAGAAAGGGTTTGATGGATCTAGCGCTTGCAATGCTTGATGATAAAGACTCTGGCTCTGTGTTTTCCCACCGGAACCGGTCATTCGGGCGCCATAACGCCACCAGGGACCATCATCATCGTCGGCATCACTCCTCCGGCTCGGGCTCCGGGGGCCATTCTCGGTCTCTTTCATGGAGTGTGTCTCGTTCTTGGTCTGCAGCCAAGCAGCTCCAATCAATTGCCACCAACTTGACGGCGCCGCGTGCCAATGAGGTTGTAGCCACAAATGGGGTTGCGGTCCCTGTTTTCACCATGAGCTCGCTGCTCATGTTTGTGTTATGGGTTCTTGTTGCCGCAATCCCATGTCAGGACCGGGGCCTCAACACCCATTTCTCAATCCCGCGGCAGTTCTCATGGGGAACTCCGATGCACTCCCTCCATGAGCGAATTGTAGAGGTGTCGAGGAAGCGTGAGCGCCGGAACTGTAATGGGTTGCTGAAGGAGATTTACCAAGTTGAGAGATGCGCGCGCCACATGACTGACATGGTAGATATGGTTCAATTTCCATTGACAGAGGAGCAGAAACTGGAAGTGGAGAATGGGGGCCAGGAGCTGGCGCTGATTTGTGAAGCTTTTAAGAATGGATTGGATCCATTGGAGCGCCAAGTGAGCCAAGTTTTCCGTAGGATTATGAATTGCCGAACCGAGGGTCTGGATTTCTTGAGTAAATCAAACAGTTTGGAGTAA